In Sander lucioperca isolate FBNREF2018 chromosome 12, SLUC_FBN_1.2, whole genome shotgun sequence, one DNA window encodes the following:
- the ppardb gene encoding peroxisome proliferator-activated receptor delta b, with the protein MESIEQHDRVNGHCKPKSPQDPADVRWTSPEGESGGSDSCGGTSVSELTDLQELKAMESDDEEEKVKGVVPPSKGLKVDQKKKEKESLDHKENNCSKQNSSAATSYTDLSHTSSPSLSEQLRLGREDSTGSGISVECKVCGDKASGFHYGVHACEGCKGFFRRTVRMKLEYDRCERSCKIQKKNRNKCQYCRFQKCLSLGMSHDAIRYGRMPEAERKKLVAGLLAEEVNLSKPGGSDLKTLAKQVNTAYLKNFSMTKKRSRSILSGKTSSTSPFVIYDMDTLWEAESGLVWSQLVPGAPLTKEIGVHVFYRCQCTTVETVRELTEFAKSIPGFVDLYLNDQVTLLKYGVHEAIFAMLPSLMNKDGLLVANGKGFVTREFLRSLRKPFSEIMEPKFEFAVKFNALELDDSDLALFVAAIILCGDRPGLMNVKQVEQSQDNILQALDLHLQANHSDSAYLFPKLLQKMADLRQLVTENVQLVQKIKKTESETSLHPLLQEIYKDMY; encoded by the exons ATGGAAAGTATAGAGCAGCACGACAGGGTGAATGGCCACTGCAAGCCCAAATCCCCCCAGGACCCGGCTGATGTCAGGTGGACGTCTCCCGAGGGAGAGTCTGGAGGTTCAGACAGCTGTGGAGGGACTAGTGTGTCGGAGCTGACAGACCTACAAGAGTTAAAGGCCATGGAAagtgatgatgaggaggagaagGTGAAGGGGGTAGTTCCACCCTCCAAAGGCCTAAAAGTGGACcagaagaaaaaagagaaagagagtctGGATCACAAGGAGAACAATTGCAGCAAGCAAAACAGCAGTGCAGCAACCAGCTATACAG ACCTGTCGCATACCTCGTCGCCCTCGCTGTCAGAACAGCTGCGTCTTGGCCGAGAAGACAGCACAGGGTCTGGGATCAGCGTAGAGTGTAAAGTCTGCGGGGACAAGGCCTCTGGCTTTCACTATGGCGTGCATGCCTGTGAGGGTTGCAAG GGATTTTTCAGGCGAACCGTACGGATGAAACTGGAATATGATCGCTGTGAGCGTTCCTGCAAGATTCAGAAGAAGAATCGTAACAAGTGCCAATATTGTCGCTTCCAGAAGTGCCTGTCTTTGGGAATGTCCCATGATG CGATCCGATATGGACGTATGCCTGAGGCGGAGAGGAAGAAGCTGGTGGCAGGCCTGCTTGCAGAAGAAGTGAATCTCAGTAAACCAGGCGGCTCAGACCTGAAGACCTTGGCCAAACAAGTTAACACAGCCTACCTGAAGAACTTCAGTATGACCAAGAAGAGGTCCCGCAGCATCTTGTCGGGCAAAACCAGCAGCACCTCA CCGTTTGTGATTTATGATATGGACACACTCTGGGAGGCAGAAAGTGGTTTGGTATGGAGCCAGTTAGTTCCAGGTGCGCCCCTGACCAAAGAGATTGGGGTCCATGTGTTCTACCGCTGCCAGTGCACCACGGTGGAGACTGTGCGAGAGCTCACCGAGTTTGCCAAGAGCATTCCAGGGTTTGTGGACCTCTACCTTAATGACCAG GTGACTTTACTGAAGTATGGTGTGCATGAGGCTATTTTTGCCATGCTGCCCTCTCTCATGAACAAAGATGGACTGTTGGTGGCCAATGGAAAAGGCTTTGTGACCAGGGAGTTCCTTCGCAGCTTAAGAAAGCCCTTCAGTGAGATCATGGAGCCCAAGTTTGAGTTTGCTGTCAAGTTTAATGCTCTGGAGCTGGATGACAGCGACCTGGCCCTGTTTGTTGCTGCCATTATTCTCTGTGGAG ATCGTCCTGGACTAATGAACGTGAAGCAGGTGGAGCAGAGTCAGGACAACATCCTCCAGGCCCTGGACCTCCACCTACAGGCAAACCACTCTGACTCAGCCTACCTCTTCCCCAAGCTGCTGCAGAAGATGGCCGACCTCCGTCAGCTAGTTACTGAGAACGTTCAGCTTGTCCAAAAGATCAAAAAGACTGAGTCGGAGACTTCGCTCCACCCTCTACTACAGGAGATCTACAAAGACATGTATTAG